From the Lolium rigidum isolate FL_2022 chromosome 2, APGP_CSIRO_Lrig_0.1, whole genome shotgun sequence genome, one window contains:
- the LOC124689150 gene encoding purple acid phosphatase 17-like yields the protein MAAVSLLVSALLLLSPAAAELQRVQHAPKDDGSLTVLAVGDWGRGGQFNQTLVAEQMGVVGEKLSADFIISTGDNFYNDGLSGDNDTAFFKASFTDIYTADSLQKPWYIVLGNHDYTGDALAQQSAAIREVDSRWTSVNKSFIVEADMVDFFLVDTSPFVLKYWNESKFDWRNVAPRDTYIANLLNDLEDALTGSKATWKIVVGHHPISSGCEHGNTTELREHLLPVLKTHGVDMYLNGHDHCLQRISSVDSPVEFVTSGGGSKAWAGKFKPTSDKMEFLYDGQGFLSMHLTAAEANFVFYDVAGTVLHTWGLTKSAAAIIVS from the exons ATGGCGGCGGTGTCGCTCCTCGTTAGCGCGCTGCTTCTGCTGTCGCCGGCCGCGGCGGAGCTGCAGCGGGTGCAGCACGCGCCCAAGGATGATGGGTCGCTCACCGTGCTAGCCGTCGGCGACTGGGGGAGGGGCGGGCAGTTTAACCAGACTCTTGTGGCCGAGCAG ATGGGAGTAGTCGGGGAGAAGCTGAGCGCTGATTTCATCATCTCCACCGGCGAcaacttctacaacgacggcctctCGGGTGACAACGACACGGCTTTCTTCAAAGCGTCCTTCACCGACATCTACACCGCCGACAGCCTCCAGAAGCCATGGTACATCG TGCTTGGCAACCATGACTACACCGGCGACGCTCTGGCGCAGCAAAGCGCCGCCATCCGGGAAGTCGACAGCCGGTGGACCTCCGTTAATAAGTCCTTCATCGTCGAAGCAG ATATGGTGGACTTCTTCCTGGTGGACACTTCGCCCTTCGTGCTCAAGTACTGGAACGAGAGCAAGTTCGACTGGAGGAACGTTGCTCCTCGTGACACCTACATCGCCAACCTCCTCAACGACCTGGAGGACGCCCTGACGGGGTCCAAAGCGACATGGAAGATCGTGGTCGGCCACCACCCCATCAGCAGCGGCTGCGAGCACGGCAACACCACGGAGCTCCGTGAGCACCTCCTCCCAGTCCTCAAG ACCCATGGAGTGGACATGTACCTGAACGGCCACGACCACTGTCTACAGCGTATCAGCAGCGTAGACAG CCCCGTGGAGTTCGTGACCAGCGGCGGAGGATCTAAAGCGTGGGCGGGTAAGTTCAAGCCGACCTCCGACAAGATGGAGTTCCTCTACGACGGGCAGGGGTTCCTGTCCATGCATCTCACCGCGGCGGAGGCCAACTTTGTCTTTTATGACGTTGCCGGGACAGTCCTGCACACCTGGGGTCTCACCAAGTCGGCCGCCGCCATCATCGTGAGCTGA